Proteins co-encoded in one Spirosoma endbachense genomic window:
- a CDS encoding putative quinol monooxygenase, with protein MKMKKMSVVYLILITVSQSFYGNMALAQEKKQLVRLAKLVIDSSQLDPYKAALKEEIEASVRLEAGVLTLYAVAEKDKPTHITILEIYADTAAYKAHIKTPHFLKYKTATQSMVKSLELVETVPLIPGMKIK; from the coding sequence ATGAAGATGAAAAAAATGAGCGTAGTTTACCTGATTCTCATCACGGTTAGTCAATCCTTTTACGGTAATATGGCATTGGCTCAGGAGAAAAAACAACTGGTAAGGCTGGCAAAACTTGTCATTGATTCCTCGCAGTTAGATCCGTATAAAGCTGCATTGAAGGAGGAAATAGAAGCGTCGGTGCGACTCGAAGCCGGCGTATTGACTTTATATGCCGTTGCGGAGAAGGATAAGCCTACCCACATCACAATTCTGGAAATCTATGCAGATACGGCTGCGTACAAGGCGCATATAAAAACCCCGCATTTCCTGAAATACAAAACAGCCACACAGTCCATGGTCAAATCCCTCGAACTGGTCGAGACGGTTCCTTTAATTCCCGGAATGAAGATAAAGTAA
- a CDS encoding alpha/beta hydrolase has product MKQKIDAVLLLIGVMLFVSACATNTVNQKSGLLTIQQQGSFLVGGTTLSEPGKFDLSTALKPQGQTLHGDHGYVFYQIPPQARKYPLVFLHGAAESKKTWESTPDGREGFQTTVLRRGYAVYLLDQPRRGEAGKSTVAATITPTPDEQFWFTQFRIGNYPDYFAGSQFPKDTASLEQFFRQMTPNTGNFDANVVSNACSQLFDRIGAGILITHSQGGGPGWFTAIKNDKVKAVIAYEPFSSFVFPTGELPRPIQSASLFGELKGVEIPVEDFKKLTRIPIIVYYGDNIAREPTKVWNSDHWRAGLEMANIWAATVNKHGGNAKVVHLPEIGVFGTTHFPFSDLNNLQIADLMADFLKDKKLD; this is encoded by the coding sequence ATGAAACAAAAAATAGACGCCGTTCTGCTGTTAATCGGAGTCATGCTGTTCGTTTCGGCTTGTGCGACTAACACCGTAAACCAGAAATCGGGTTTATTGACAATACAACAACAGGGTAGTTTCTTGGTTGGCGGAACAACCCTTTCCGAACCGGGAAAATTTGATCTGTCTACTGCCTTAAAACCCCAGGGGCAAACCTTACATGGCGATCATGGGTATGTATTTTATCAGATTCCGCCCCAAGCCCGTAAGTATCCGCTGGTTTTTTTACACGGAGCCGCGGAGTCCAAAAAAACGTGGGAATCGACCCCCGATGGACGGGAGGGATTTCAGACGACCGTCCTACGACGGGGTTATGCGGTTTATTTGCTGGACCAGCCAAGGCGTGGCGAAGCCGGAAAAAGTACGGTTGCTGCAACGATTACCCCCACGCCCGATGAACAGTTCTGGTTTACACAATTCAGGATTGGGAACTATCCGGATTATTTCGCAGGCAGTCAGTTCCCTAAAGATACGGCTTCTCTGGAGCAGTTTTTCAGGCAAATGACGCCCAACACAGGCAATTTTGACGCGAATGTTGTCTCCAATGCCTGCTCCCAATTATTTGATCGAATCGGAGCAGGTATCCTGATCACTCATTCGCAGGGGGGAGGGCCGGGCTGGTTTACCGCTATAAAAAATGATAAAGTTAAGGCAGTTATCGCCTACGAACCCTTCAGCAGTTTCGTTTTTCCGACGGGAGAATTACCCAGGCCTATCCAGTCGGCAAGCCTTTTTGGCGAACTAAAAGGCGTTGAGATACCGGTGGAGGACTTCAAAAAGCTCACCCGGATTCCGATCATCGTCTATTATGGCGATAACATTGCCAGGGAACCAACGAAAGTGTGGAATAGCGATCACTGGCGGGCCGGGCTTGAGATGGCAAACATCTGGGCCGCGACAGTCAACAAACATGGCGGCAACGCTAAGGTGGTACACCTGCCTGAAATCGGCGTTTTCGGTACTACACACTTCCCGTTTTCTGACCTCAATAATCTCCAGATTGCAGACCTGATGGCCGACTTTCTAAAGGATAAAAAGCTGGATTGA
- a CDS encoding xanthine dehydrogenase family protein molybdopterin-binding subunit, with protein sequence MDTETVSRRHFLKASGLTGLALSLGFYIPSNAEEAEIIKAAEADNFGVEMNAWVHIEPSGKVTIFSHRAEMGQGVYQAIPQMVAEELEVDLDKVNIVFAKGDNKKYGNQVTGGSSTVRGSYRNLLTLGATARQMLIQAAATKWSVPVSDCHAESGQVIHQSTNKRFHYGELVADAMKLEMPKNVVLKKRSDYKLIGKPLLRQDTKLKTNGSATFGLDKEIPGMLYAAVERNPRLRGKVRSFDDTATRKVPGVKHVFKTKMLVFNTYREGVAVVATSTWAALQGKKALKVDWDDSGFEHLSTDEIVKRQQEALQTQEGLSFKQQGDASGILAQATKKLDVVYETPYQYHACMEPLNCVAHYQDDKLEIWGPIQAPEWVQDAISKEMGLDREKVIVHMTFLGGGFGRKAFMDYPHEAAVISKEIKAPVQVVWTREDDATQGPYRPGISYRCEGVVDNGKISAFKLRMAGQNNDHWRGGPKDKANRSTSEGFLKPYAEGIKNLSIADVPFETPIPTMWWRSVYASTNGFAYESFMDELAHEAGKDPMMFRREHLPDERLHRQLDKLAEVSGWKARKQGEGYGMAITECFASTVGHVVKVSKGSDGTLKIDHVWAVMDCGWYVNPDTIKAQVEGSIVMALGAATQHQVTFKDGVPVDKNFYSYQLPRITDIPPIDVYVMDNDEPAGGVGEPGLPAFAPALANAIFDLTGKRIRKLPFSLATV encoded by the coding sequence ATGGACACAGAAACCGTATCCCGACGACATTTCCTCAAAGCATCCGGCCTGACCGGACTGGCGCTGTCGCTGGGATTTTATATCCCGTCGAATGCGGAGGAAGCTGAAATCATAAAAGCGGCAGAAGCCGACAATTTTGGTGTTGAAATGAATGCCTGGGTCCACATCGAACCATCTGGCAAGGTGACCATTTTCTCGCACCGGGCCGAAATGGGGCAGGGTGTTTATCAGGCCATTCCCCAGATGGTTGCTGAAGAACTCGAAGTAGACCTGGACAAGGTGAACATCGTTTTTGCCAAAGGTGACAATAAAAAATACGGCAATCAGGTCACCGGGGGCAGTTCGACGGTTCGGGGATCGTACAGGAACTTATTAACGCTGGGCGCTACCGCCCGCCAGATGCTGATCCAGGCAGCCGCAACCAAATGGAGTGTACCAGTATCGGACTGCCATGCCGAATCGGGGCAGGTCATTCACCAGTCAACCAATAAGCGATTCCACTACGGAGAATTGGTAGCCGATGCCATGAAGCTGGAGATGCCCAAGAACGTGGTACTGAAAAAGCGATCGGACTACAAACTCATTGGCAAGCCTCTGCTTCGGCAGGATACCAAACTGAAAACCAATGGCAGTGCTACATTTGGGCTTGATAAAGAAATTCCGGGGATGCTCTATGCAGCCGTGGAACGCAACCCCCGTCTGCGGGGCAAAGTCAGGAGTTTCGACGACACGGCCACCCGGAAAGTTCCTGGTGTTAAACACGTGTTCAAGACTAAAATGCTGGTTTTCAATACCTACCGGGAGGGCGTTGCGGTTGTAGCCACCTCGACCTGGGCCGCTTTGCAGGGTAAGAAAGCCCTGAAAGTAGACTGGGACGATAGCGGATTTGAGCACCTCAGCACCGACGAGATTGTCAAACGTCAGCAGGAAGCCCTTCAAACACAGGAGGGACTCTCGTTCAAGCAGCAGGGCGATGCGTCAGGTATTCTGGCTCAGGCGACTAAAAAACTCGACGTTGTCTATGAGACGCCCTACCAGTATCACGCCTGCATGGAACCGTTGAATTGCGTGGCGCACTACCAGGACGACAAACTCGAAATCTGGGGACCCATTCAGGCTCCGGAGTGGGTGCAGGACGCGATCAGTAAAGAAATGGGGCTGGATCGCGAAAAAGTGATCGTCCACATGACGTTTCTGGGGGGCGGATTCGGCCGGAAGGCCTTTATGGATTACCCGCATGAGGCTGCCGTGATCTCGAAAGAAATAAAAGCGCCTGTACAGGTAGTCTGGACCCGCGAAGATGATGCGACACAAGGCCCCTACCGTCCTGGTATTTCATACCGTTGCGAGGGCGTGGTCGATAACGGAAAAATCAGCGCTTTCAAGTTGCGCATGGCTGGCCAAAACAATGACCACTGGCGCGGAGGTCCGAAAGACAAAGCCAACCGGAGCACTTCGGAAGGTTTCCTGAAACCCTATGCTGAGGGTATTAAAAACCTGAGTATTGCGGATGTTCCCTTCGAAACGCCCATTCCAACGATGTGGTGGCGATCAGTGTATGCCTCCACTAACGGCTTTGCCTACGAAAGTTTCATGGACGAACTGGCACATGAAGCCGGGAAAGACCCGATGATGTTTCGCCGGGAACACCTGCCCGATGAACGGCTGCACCGGCAACTCGACAAACTGGCCGAGGTATCGGGCTGGAAGGCTCGCAAACAGGGTGAGGGATACGGTATGGCCATTACCGAGTGCTTTGCCAGTACCGTTGGGCACGTCGTAAAAGTATCAAAAGGTTCGGATGGTACGCTAAAAATTGACCACGTCTGGGCCGTTATGGATTGCGGATGGTACGTTAATCCCGATACGATCAAAGCGCAGGTGGAAGGGTCAATTGTCATGGCACTGGGTGCTGCCACGCAACATCAGGTGACGTTCAAAGACGGTGTGCCCGTTGACAAGAATTTCTACTCCTATCAGCTTCCCCGCATCACCGATATTCCACCCATTGATGTGTATGTCATGGACAACGACGAACCGGCGGGTGGTGTCGGCGAACCGGGTTTGCCTGCCTTTGCCCCGGCCCTGGCCAACGCCATATTCGACCTGACCGGCAAGCGTATCCGTAAGTTACCCTTTAGTCTGGCAACGGTTTAG
- a CDS encoding cytochrome c — protein MSLKTVYILAILLTVTAIMATTFSRSTDQVSTTLMSTKAVAAPIKKDSVASVKAFASVYKVLMSPRCMNCHPAGDIPLQGDDNHLHTMAPRRGTDGKGIYAMKCANCHQPTNTPGLHTPPGNPDWHLPPATMRMVFQGRTPQQLARQLVDPKLNGGKNMEKLLEHADDGLVLAGWNPGEGRTLPPLSHAEFKKAWTTWLQTGAYAPKP, from the coding sequence ATGTCCTTAAAAACAGTCTATATCCTGGCCATTCTGCTGACAGTGACGGCAATTATGGCCACTACGTTCTCCCGTAGCACTGATCAGGTCAGTACGACACTGATGAGTACGAAAGCAGTGGCTGCACCTATCAAAAAAGACAGTGTGGCCTCGGTCAAAGCCTTTGCCAGTGTCTATAAAGTACTGATGAGTCCACGCTGTATGAATTGTCATCCGGCGGGCGACATACCCTTGCAGGGGGATGACAATCACCTGCACACGATGGCCCCTCGGCGAGGTACCGACGGCAAAGGCATTTACGCCATGAAATGTGCCAACTGCCATCAGCCGACCAACACGCCGGGCCTGCATACGCCACCGGGTAATCCAGACTGGCACCTGCCTCCTGCAACGATGCGTATGGTTTTTCAGGGTCGAACGCCCCAGCAACTGGCCAGGCAACTGGTTGACCCCAAGCTAAATGGGGGTAAGAATATGGAAAAACTGCTGGAACACGCCGACGACGGCCTGGTACTGGCGGGCTGGAATCCCGGCGAAGGCCGCACGCTTCCTCCGTTGAGTCACGCTGAATTTAAAAAAGCCTGGACGACCTGGCTCCAAACAGGGGCTTATGCACCTAAACCTTAA